The DNA region GTTCTTCAAAGAAGATATTCTCGTACTCCTCAACACTGAGTTTTGTACGTTGGTTGAGTCTATGAAGACGATCTTGTTCTAATTGATTTAAGTAGCCCTCAACTAGGTAGCCGCTAAAAATCTCACAGACAGCTCCACTACCGTAGCTGTAAAAGAGAATCTGGTCCTCTGCCTTTAAAACTCTGCTATTTTCCAAAAGAGAAAGGAGCGAGAGAAAGATAGAACCCGTGTAGATGTTTCCAACTATTTTATTGTAAACGATTGCTTCTTGGAATCGCTCTGTTAGGTTGGTTAGAGTTTCCTGATCCTGTGCAATAGCTTGCAATCCTTTGAGTCCTTGTTTGGAGAAAGGAATGTGCAAGCACATAGCTGCAAAATCTTTGAGTTTCTTACTGGTTCTTTGTTGGTAATAATCAAAGGTTGTCGTGAGGCAATCCGTATATTGCTCAGTCGAAAACTTACCATCAACACGTGGATACTTATCGTAGTTTGGTCTCCAAAAGTCGTAGATATCGCGAGTTTGGCAGACATTGTCATTATTGAGTACTAGGATACGAGGATTGGCAGTAACCAGCATAGCCACGGCACCGGCTCCTTGAGTCGGTTCGCCACCAGAAGCAATACCATATTTGGCAATATCGCTAGCGATAACCAATACTTTGGACTTTGGGAATTGAGCAATATGACTTTTAGCTAAACTGAGACCAGCAGTTGCTCCATAGCAAGCTTCTTTCATCTCGATGGAGCGAGCAAAAGGCTGGATGCCCAACAGATTGTGAATGGAGACAGCTGCTGCCTTACTCTGATCTACACTTGACTCAGTTCCAACGATGACCATATCAATGGTTTTCTTGTCTTCTTCTGTCAAAATAGCTTCTGCAGCTTGGGCACCTAATGTGACAATATCTTGGGTGATGGGTGCTACAGCCATTTCAGACTGGAGAAGACCGATTTTAAATTTATTAGGGTCAATATTGCGGGCTAAGGCTAAGTCAGCCAAATCTAAAACATAATCGGGTGCCGCAAAACCGATTTTATCAATACCGATATTCATAATTTATCCTTTGTATAATAAGTTAGGGGTAGCTTATTTGTGCATTGGAGATGATAAGTGAGATACCTTGACCACCTCCAATGCAGAGGGCACAGAGACCGAGTTTCTTTTCTTGCTTGGTTAATTCATGAATCAAGGTGACCAAGATTCTACTTCCACTGGCTCCAATGGGATGACCAAGAGCAATAGCTCCGCCATTGACATTGACTTTTTCAGGGTTAACCCCTAGTTCAGCTATGATTGGGAGTGATTGGGCAGCGAAGGCTTCATTAAACTCAAATAGGTCAATCTCTTCAATTGATTTTCCAATTTTTTCAAGTGCTTTTTGACTCGCAGTAATGGGACCAAGTCCCATATAAGCAGGGTCTAAGCCACTGGTTGCATAAGATTCTATGTAAGCAAGAGGCTGTATGTTGAGTTCATTGGCCTTGTCCTCAGACATGAGAACCAAAACAGCACAACCATCGTTGATACCAGAAGCATTCCCGGCAGTGACTGTTCCGCCATCTTTAAAAGCAGGTCGTAGTGTTGCTAGTTTTTCAAGTGACGTTAGGCGAGGATATTCGTCTGTATCAAAAATTGTTTCTCCTTTTCTAGAGACTAGAGGGATAGGAACAATCTCATCCTTGAAGCGTCCTTCTGAAATAGCTTTGGCAGCTTTTTTCTGGCTAGCGTAGGCAAATGCATCTTGTTCCTTGCG from Streptococcus ruminantium includes:
- a CDS encoding hydroxymethylglutaryl-CoA synthase, whose protein sequence is MNIGIDKIGFAAPDYVLDLADLALARNIDPNKFKIGLLQSEMAVAPITQDIVTLGAQAAEAILTEEDKKTIDMVIVGTESSVDQSKAAAVSIHNLLGIQPFARSIEMKEACYGATAGLSLAKSHIAQFPKSKVLVIASDIAKYGIASGGEPTQGAGAVAMLVTANPRILVLNNDNVCQTRDIYDFWRPNYDKYPRVDGKFSTEQYTDCLTTTFDYYQQRTSKKLKDFAAMCLHIPFSKQGLKGLQAIAQDQETLTNLTERFQEAIVYNKIVGNIYTGSIFLSLLSLLENSRVLKAEDQILFYSYGSGAVCEIFSGYLVEGYLNQLEQDRLHRLNQRTKLSVEEYENIFFEELSLDETGTSSDLPVDHSTFSLIKVDKHKRIYRKN
- a CDS encoding acetyl-CoA C-acetyltransferase yields the protein MKKVTIVSAYRSAIGSFGGSLKDIEIAELGAQILRAALTNKHIPTDCVDEVIFGNVLSSGQGQNIARQIALRAGLPQTTPAYAVNKVCGSGLKSILLATQSILVGDNDVVVAGGIEIMSQAPYLSKNSRFGGKLGHLNLEDSILTDGLTDAFHRYHMGITAENIAEQYHIGRKEQDAFAYASQKKAAKAISEGRFKDEIVPIPLVSRKGETIFDTDEYPRLTSLEKLATLRPAFKDGGTVTAGNASGINDGCAVLVLMSEDKANELNIQPLAYIESYATSGLDPAYMGLGPITASQKALEKIGKSIEEIDLFEFNEAFAAQSLPIIAELGVNPEKVNVNGGAIALGHPIGASGSRILVTLIHELTKQEKKLGLCALCIGGGQGISLIISNAQISYP